A section of the Parasteatoda tepidariorum isolate YZ-2023 chromosome 6, CAS_Ptep_4.0, whole genome shotgun sequence genome encodes:
- the LOC139425724 gene encoding uncharacterized protein, with product MHTDGAKTNLYPSTEDLLLCPYCSMNFFPKRIDNHKKYCKSALVECPICQYIYHIDEKEEHGKTCDALGTVLLPESDLKCTTFICCSAFTFFMWNCRISLELYIQMKI from the exons atgcatactGATGGTGCAAAA ACAAATTTATATCCTTCAACAGAAGATCTTTTGCTGTGCCCATACTGTTCCATGAATTTTTTCCCAAAGCGTATTGACAATCACAAGAAATACTGCAAATCGGCATTAGTAGAATGTCCTATTTGCCAATACATTTATCACATTGATGAAAAAGAGGAGCATGGAAAGACTTGTGATGCATTAGGTACTGTGCTACTTCCAGAGAGTGACTTAAAATGTACTACTTTCATTTGTTGTTCTGCTTTCACTTTTTTCATG tgGAATTGCAGAATAAGTTTGGAACTTTACATTCAGATGAAAATATGA